In Rhododendron vialii isolate Sample 1 chromosome 9a, ASM3025357v1, the following are encoded in one genomic region:
- the LOC131300735 gene encoding uncharacterized protein LOC131300735 isoform X1 — translation MAAESNTGFRHDGTFSSALNRHAISFQSGAVNSTSEMMPMANYCGVNSTAGMMFSGNSGILNHNQGMGQAGSSSGSLLVDSVPGLKHETGYAVEWSVEEQYRLEEGLDKFADEPSIMRYVKIAATLRDKTVRDVALRCRWMERKRRKQENYNLGKKVKERKDKMLESSSKSNLSSITPSDMAPFSLIMHRTDHIEHMPLEALSGTTRQLLEQNSQVLGQISANLSPNFSTFKLQENLDLFFRTRNNIAAILNDMREMPGIMSHMPPLPVSMNEDLANTILPGTSQAMMYGSSSGIQLKQEPRC, via the exons ATGGCAGCCGAATCAAACACTGGTTTCCGCCATGACGGAACTTTCAGCTCCGCTTTGAATCGCCATGCGATATCTTTCCAGTCAGGTGCAGTGAACAGCACGTCTGAGATGATGCCGATGGCAAATTACTGTGGGGTAAATAGCACTGCTGGCATGATGTTTTCTGGAAATTCTGGGATTCTTAACCATAATCAAGGTATGGGTCAAGCTGGGAGTTCTTCTGGTTCGCTCCTTGTCGATTCCGTGCCTGGGCTCAAGCATGAGACAGGTTATGCTGTGGAGTGGTCTGTTGAGGAACAGTACAGGTTGGAAGAAGGACTTGACAA ATTTGCCGATGAACCCAGTATCATGAGGTATGTTAAGATTGCAGCGACATTGCGTGATAAAACTGTACGTGACGTGGCTCTGAGGTGCAGATGGATGGAG AGAAAGCGGCGGAAACAGGAGAACTATAACTTGGGGAAGAAAGTGAAAGAAAGGAAG GATAAAATGTTGGAGTCATCCTCTAAGTCTAATTTATCCTCGATTACACCATCGGATATGGCTCCATTTTCTTTGATCATGCACCGGACGGACCATATTGAACACATGCCTCTTGAAG CATTAAGTGGCACAACAAGGCAACTTTTGGAACAAAACAGTCAAGTCCTTGGTCAAATTTCAGCCAATCTGTCACCGAATTTTTCTACATTCAAG TTACAGGAAAACCTTGATCTCTTTTTTCGCACGAGGAACAATATAGCTGCCATCCTAAATGA CATGAGAGAGATGCCTGGGATAATGAGCCATATGCCACCACTGCCCGTATCAATGAATGAGGACCTTGCAAATACTATATTGCCTGGTACATCTCAG
- the LOC131300735 gene encoding uncharacterized protein LOC131300735 isoform X2 — MMPMANYCGVNSTAGMMFSGNSGILNHNQGMGQAGSSSGSLLVDSVPGLKHETGYAVEWSVEEQYRLEEGLDKFADEPSIMRYVKIAATLRDKTVRDVALRCRWMERKRRKQENYNLGKKVKERKDKMLESSSKSNLSSITPSDMAPFSLIMHRTDHIEHMPLEALSGTTRQLLEQNSQVLGQISANLSPNFSTFKLQENLDLFFRTRNNIAAILNDMREMPGIMSHMPPLPVSMNEDLANTILPGTSQAMMYGSSSGIQLKQEPRC, encoded by the exons ATGATGCCGATGGCAAATTACTGTGGGGTAAATAGCACTGCTGGCATGATGTTTTCTGGAAATTCTGGGATTCTTAACCATAATCAAGGTATGGGTCAAGCTGGGAGTTCTTCTGGTTCGCTCCTTGTCGATTCCGTGCCTGGGCTCAAGCATGAGACAGGTTATGCTGTGGAGTGGTCTGTTGAGGAACAGTACAGGTTGGAAGAAGGACTTGACAA ATTTGCCGATGAACCCAGTATCATGAGGTATGTTAAGATTGCAGCGACATTGCGTGATAAAACTGTACGTGACGTGGCTCTGAGGTGCAGATGGATGGAG AGAAAGCGGCGGAAACAGGAGAACTATAACTTGGGGAAGAAAGTGAAAGAAAGGAAG GATAAAATGTTGGAGTCATCCTCTAAGTCTAATTTATCCTCGATTACACCATCGGATATGGCTCCATTTTCTTTGATCATGCACCGGACGGACCATATTGAACACATGCCTCTTGAAG CATTAAGTGGCACAACAAGGCAACTTTTGGAACAAAACAGTCAAGTCCTTGGTCAAATTTCAGCCAATCTGTCACCGAATTTTTCTACATTCAAG TTACAGGAAAACCTTGATCTCTTTTTTCGCACGAGGAACAATATAGCTGCCATCCTAAATGA CATGAGAGAGATGCCTGGGATAATGAGCCATATGCCACCACTGCCCGTATCAATGAATGAGGACCTTGCAAATACTATATTGCCTGGTACATCTCAG